The following are encoded together in the Mycteria americana isolate JAX WOST 10 ecotype Jacksonville Zoo and Gardens chromosome 2, USCA_MyAme_1.0, whole genome shotgun sequence genome:
- the MASTL gene encoding serine/threonine-protein kinase greatwall isoform X3, translating into MGTVEPVAEARLEEGGAAAAAAAATAGPRRIEVPRPPSIEEFTIVKPISRGAFGKVYLGRKAGRLYAVKVMKKADMINKNMVHQVQAERDALALSKSPFIVHLYYSLQSANNIYLVMEYLIGGDVKSLLHIYGYFDEEMAVKYISEAALALDYLHRHGIIHRDLKPDNMLISNQGHIKLTDFGLSRVTLNREINMIDILTTPSMAKPKQDYSRTPGQLLSLISSLGFYTPVGMKMSGHNSSQSSDSLHGVISPLPMVQKENTPLSTKFFKTYLDTSQLTPVMPVRSLTPTLLQSRKRFGTSSASSQSHTYLSSMESECCSSSRWEKDVEQSEDELCSTTGKPSDNRSALLSNVELLNGKGIKVLKKKELESAISPISSNDSGSRQKLGSEHSDITDTPVTTLDVKGIVRKCLSENKIWEEKHFVNKREMTNETAETSNQQESPSRHNEPVKPTKEEEIFEKPGVKRSFELVDTSPCQEFNYVKKSNAEYKRGCQISELPANKRTGLTTEIQSLMLCDDGCLHDTCKSMEEVKSFIGNQQTVEKSLTPSIAKNFMCDLDAGYEKDDKKEYMNSSFLGTDDEKPLGILSADYDLSFPEMSVTESHLEKRLLDLDRSVKDLSFEEPKPEGMLITSPESRDASQNGEETHTVQDCKLLHCGKDNDQNPMNETCLDTVPSPSEKMMEALNLFKKNAVVFRSYNSPINISNVSEPCSMASLDIMDLSPACSGSYPTAITPLQKGRPYRVYQTPHQGDAGTPYRTPKSVRRGAAPVEGERILGTPDYLAPELLLTKPHETLISGSAVDWWALGVCLFEFLTGIPPFNDETPTQVFQNILKRDIPWPEGEEKLSDNAQNAIDILLTIDSTERAGLKV; encoded by the exons ATGGGGACGGTAGAGCCGGTGGCTGAGGCGCGGCTGGAGGAggggggtgctgctgctgccgccgccgccgcaacTGCCGGCCCGAGGCGCATCGAGGTTCCCCGGCCCCCCTCCATCGAGGAGTTCACCATCGTGAAGCCCATCAGCCGCGGCGCCTTCGGGAAGGTGTACCTGGGCCGCAAGGCGGGGAGGCTCTATGCCGTGAAG gtgaTGAAAAAAGCAGACATGATCAACAAAAACATGGTTCACCAGGTCCAGGCAGAGAGGGATGCATTGGCTCTCAGTAAAAGTCCTTTCATTGTGCACTTATACTACTCACTTCAGTCAGCTAATAACATCTATTTA GTGATGGAGTACCTTATTGGTGGAGATGTCAAATCTCTTCTCCATATTTATGGATATTTTGATGAAGAAATGGCTGTTAAGTatatttctgaagcagcattGGCTCTTGACTATCTTCACAGGCATGGGATAATCCACAG GGATCTGAAGCCAGACAACATGCTTATTTCTAATCAGGGCCATATAAAGTTGACAGACTTTGGGCTTTCCAGAGTTACTCTGAACAGAG AGATAAATATGATAGATATCCTTACTACACCATCGATGGCAAAGCCAAAACAAGACTACTCACGTACTCCAGGACAATTGTTGTCTCTCATCAGTTCTCTGGGTTTT TATACTCCTGTTGGAATGAAAATGTCAGGGCACAATTCAAGTCAATCATCTGACAGTCTGCATGGAGTGATTTCTCCCTTACCTATGGTCCAAAAGGAAAATACCCCTCTTTCAACtaaattcttcaaaacat atCTTGATACTTCTCAATTAACTCCTGTGATGCCAGTGAGAAGTTTAACTCCTACCCTGCTTCAGTCAAGAAAAAGGTTTGGTACTTCCAGTGCCAGTAGTCAGTCGCACACATACCTGTCCAGTATGGAATCGGaatgctgcagcagctccaggtggGAGAAAGATGTAGAG CAAAGTGAAGATGAACTATGTTCTACAACAGGCAAACCAAGTGACAATAGGTCAGCTCTCCTTTCAAATGTAGAATTACTGAATGGCAAAGGtattaaagttttaaagaaaaaagaactggagTCTGCCATTTCTCCCATCAGCAGCAATGATTCTGGCAGTAGGCAGAAGTTGGGAAGCGAACATTCTGATATAACAGATACTCCCGTGACCACACTGGATGTGAAAGGCATAgtcagaaaatgtctttctgaaaataagatttgggaagaaaaacactttgtaAATAAAAGAGAGATGACTAATGAAACAGCAGAAACTTCCAATCAACAAGAGTCACCTTCAAGGCATAATGAGCCTGTCAAGCCtaccaaagaggaagaaatttttgaaaAGCCAGGTGTAAAAAGAAGCTTTGAATTAGTTGACACTAGTCCTTGTCAGGAATTTaactatgttaaaaaaagcaatgcagaatATAAACGTGGCTGTCAGATCTCAGAACTTCCAGCAAACAAAAGGACAGGTTTGACAACAGAAATTCAATCCTTAATGCTTTGTGATGATGGATGCCTACATGACACCTGCAAAAGCATGGAAGAAGTGAAGAGTTTTATTGGTAACCAGCAAACAGTAGAAAAATCACTTACTCCAAGTATAGCCAAAAATTTTATGTGTGATCTGGATGCAGGCTATGAAAAGGATGATAAAAAGGAGTACATGAACTCAAGTTTTTTGGGCACTGATGATGAAAAACCTTTAGGAATCCTCAGTGCAGATTATGACTTATCATTTCCTGAAATGTCTGTTACAGAAAGCCATTTAGAAAAGCGGCTTTTAGATTTGGACAGAAGCGTTAAAGACCTCTCCTTTGAGGAACCAAAACCAGAAGGCATGCTAATAACATCACCAGAGTCCCGAGATGCCTCCCAAAATGGAGAGGAAACACATACTGTCCAGGACTGCAAGCTGTTACATTGTGGAAAGGATAATGACCAAAACCCCATGAACGAAACTTGCCTTGACACAGTACCTTCTCCTTCAGAAAAGATGATGGAAGCGCTGAATCTCttcaaaaaaaatgctgttgtttttCGAAGTTATAATAGTCCAATTAATATATCCAATGTATCTGAGCCATGTAGCATGGCTTCCTTAGATATAATGGATCTTTCACCTGCTTGTAGTGGTTCTTACCCAACAGCTATTACTCCGTTACAGAAAGGAAGACCATATAGGGTCTATCAG ACACCTCATCAGGGAGATGCTGGCACACCATATAGGACTCCAAAGAGTGTAAGAAGAGGAGCTGCCCCAGTAGAAGGGGAACGCATCCTAGGGACCCCAGACTACCTGGCACCTGAGCTGCTTTTGACAAAGCCTCATG AGACTCTGATCTCTG GTTCTGCTGTAGACTGGTGGGCCCTTGGAGTCTGTCTGTTTGAGTTTCTAACTGGAATTCCACCTTTTAATGATGAAACACCAACACAagtcttccaaaatattttgaaaagag ATATTCCCTGGCCTGAGGGTGAAGAAAAGCTGTCTGATAATGCCCAAAATGCAATTGATATTCTTCTAACAATTGACAGTACTGAGAGAGCTGGACTAAAGG tgTGA
- the MASTL gene encoding serine/threonine-protein kinase greatwall isoform X1, which yields MGTVEPVAEARLEEGGAAAAAAAATAGPRRIEVPRPPSIEEFTIVKPISRGAFGKVYLGRKAGRLYAVKVMKKADMINKNMVHQVQAERDALALSKSPFIVHLYYSLQSANNIYLVMEYLIGGDVKSLLHIYGYFDEEMAVKYISEAALALDYLHRHGIIHRDLKPDNMLISNQGHIKLTDFGLSRVTLNREINMIDILTTPSMAKPKQDYSRTPGQLLSLISSLGFYTPVGMKMSGHNSSQSSDSLHGVISPLPMVQKENTPLSTKFFKTYLDTSQLTPVMPVRSLTPTLLQSRKRFGTSSASSQSHTYLSSMESECCSSSRWEKDVEQSEDELCSTTGKPSDNRSALLSNVELLNGKGIKVLKKKELESAISPISSNDSGSRQKLGSEHSDITDTPVTTLDVKGIVRKCLSENKIWEEKHFVNKREMTNETAETSNQQESPSRHNEPVKPTKEEEIFEKPGVKRSFELVDTSPCQEFNYVKKSNAEYKRGCQISELPANKRTGLTTEIQSLMLCDDGCLHDTCKSMEEVKSFIGNQQTVEKSLTPSIAKNFMCDLDAGYEKDDKKEYMNSSFLGTDDEKPLGILSADYDLSFPEMSVTESHLEKRLLDLDRSVKDLSFEEPKPEGMLITSPESRDASQNGEETHTVQDCKLLHCGKDNDQNPMNETCLDTVPSPSEKMMEALNLFKKNAVVFRSYNSPINISNVSEPCSMASLDIMDLSPACSGSYPTAITPLQKGRPYRVYQTPHQGDAGTPYRTPKSVRRGAAPVEGERILGTPDYLAPELLLTKPHETLISGSAVDWWALGVCLFEFLTGIPPFNDETPTQVFQNILKRDIPWPEGEEKLSDNAQNAIDILLTIDSTERAGLKELKHHPLFHGVDWDNLQNQTMPFIPQPDDETDTSYFEARNNAQHLTVSGFSL from the exons ATGGGGACGGTAGAGCCGGTGGCTGAGGCGCGGCTGGAGGAggggggtgctgctgctgccgccgccgccgcaacTGCCGGCCCGAGGCGCATCGAGGTTCCCCGGCCCCCCTCCATCGAGGAGTTCACCATCGTGAAGCCCATCAGCCGCGGCGCCTTCGGGAAGGTGTACCTGGGCCGCAAGGCGGGGAGGCTCTATGCCGTGAAG gtgaTGAAAAAAGCAGACATGATCAACAAAAACATGGTTCACCAGGTCCAGGCAGAGAGGGATGCATTGGCTCTCAGTAAAAGTCCTTTCATTGTGCACTTATACTACTCACTTCAGTCAGCTAATAACATCTATTTA GTGATGGAGTACCTTATTGGTGGAGATGTCAAATCTCTTCTCCATATTTATGGATATTTTGATGAAGAAATGGCTGTTAAGTatatttctgaagcagcattGGCTCTTGACTATCTTCACAGGCATGGGATAATCCACAG GGATCTGAAGCCAGACAACATGCTTATTTCTAATCAGGGCCATATAAAGTTGACAGACTTTGGGCTTTCCAGAGTTACTCTGAACAGAG AGATAAATATGATAGATATCCTTACTACACCATCGATGGCAAAGCCAAAACAAGACTACTCACGTACTCCAGGACAATTGTTGTCTCTCATCAGTTCTCTGGGTTTT TATACTCCTGTTGGAATGAAAATGTCAGGGCACAATTCAAGTCAATCATCTGACAGTCTGCATGGAGTGATTTCTCCCTTACCTATGGTCCAAAAGGAAAATACCCCTCTTTCAACtaaattcttcaaaacat atCTTGATACTTCTCAATTAACTCCTGTGATGCCAGTGAGAAGTTTAACTCCTACCCTGCTTCAGTCAAGAAAAAGGTTTGGTACTTCCAGTGCCAGTAGTCAGTCGCACACATACCTGTCCAGTATGGAATCGGaatgctgcagcagctccaggtggGAGAAAGATGTAGAG CAAAGTGAAGATGAACTATGTTCTACAACAGGCAAACCAAGTGACAATAGGTCAGCTCTCCTTTCAAATGTAGAATTACTGAATGGCAAAGGtattaaagttttaaagaaaaaagaactggagTCTGCCATTTCTCCCATCAGCAGCAATGATTCTGGCAGTAGGCAGAAGTTGGGAAGCGAACATTCTGATATAACAGATACTCCCGTGACCACACTGGATGTGAAAGGCATAgtcagaaaatgtctttctgaaaataagatttgggaagaaaaacactttgtaAATAAAAGAGAGATGACTAATGAAACAGCAGAAACTTCCAATCAACAAGAGTCACCTTCAAGGCATAATGAGCCTGTCAAGCCtaccaaagaggaagaaatttttgaaaAGCCAGGTGTAAAAAGAAGCTTTGAATTAGTTGACACTAGTCCTTGTCAGGAATTTaactatgttaaaaaaagcaatgcagaatATAAACGTGGCTGTCAGATCTCAGAACTTCCAGCAAACAAAAGGACAGGTTTGACAACAGAAATTCAATCCTTAATGCTTTGTGATGATGGATGCCTACATGACACCTGCAAAAGCATGGAAGAAGTGAAGAGTTTTATTGGTAACCAGCAAACAGTAGAAAAATCACTTACTCCAAGTATAGCCAAAAATTTTATGTGTGATCTGGATGCAGGCTATGAAAAGGATGATAAAAAGGAGTACATGAACTCAAGTTTTTTGGGCACTGATGATGAAAAACCTTTAGGAATCCTCAGTGCAGATTATGACTTATCATTTCCTGAAATGTCTGTTACAGAAAGCCATTTAGAAAAGCGGCTTTTAGATTTGGACAGAAGCGTTAAAGACCTCTCCTTTGAGGAACCAAAACCAGAAGGCATGCTAATAACATCACCAGAGTCCCGAGATGCCTCCCAAAATGGAGAGGAAACACATACTGTCCAGGACTGCAAGCTGTTACATTGTGGAAAGGATAATGACCAAAACCCCATGAACGAAACTTGCCTTGACACAGTACCTTCTCCTTCAGAAAAGATGATGGAAGCGCTGAATCTCttcaaaaaaaatgctgttgtttttCGAAGTTATAATAGTCCAATTAATATATCCAATGTATCTGAGCCATGTAGCATGGCTTCCTTAGATATAATGGATCTTTCACCTGCTTGTAGTGGTTCTTACCCAACAGCTATTACTCCGTTACAGAAAGGAAGACCATATAGGGTCTATCAG ACACCTCATCAGGGAGATGCTGGCACACCATATAGGACTCCAAAGAGTGTAAGAAGAGGAGCTGCCCCAGTAGAAGGGGAACGCATCCTAGGGACCCCAGACTACCTGGCACCTGAGCTGCTTTTGACAAAGCCTCATG AGACTCTGATCTCTG GTTCTGCTGTAGACTGGTGGGCCCTTGGAGTCTGTCTGTTTGAGTTTCTAACTGGAATTCCACCTTTTAATGATGAAACACCAACACAagtcttccaaaatattttgaaaagag ATATTCCCTGGCCTGAGGGTGAAGAAAAGCTGTCTGATAATGCCCAAAATGCAATTGATATTCTTCTAACAATTGACAGTACTGAGAGAGCTGGACTAAAGG
- the MASTL gene encoding serine/threonine-protein kinase greatwall isoform X2, with the protein MGTVEPVAEARLEEGGAAAAAAAATAGPRRIEVPRPPSIEEFTIVKPISRGAFGKVYLGRKAGRLYAVKVMKKADMINKNMVHQVQAERDALALSKSPFIVHLYYSLQSANNIYLVMEYLIGGDVKSLLHIYGYFDEEMAVKYISEAALALDYLHRHGIIHRDLKPDNMLISNQGHIKLTDFGLSRVTLNREINMIDILTTPSMAKPKQDYSRTPGQLLSLISSLGFYTPVGMKMSGHNSSQSSDSLHGVISPLPMVQKENTPLSTKFFKTYLDTSQLTPVMPVRSLTPTLLQSRKRFGTSSASSQSHTYLSSMESECCSSSRWEKDVEQSEDELCSTTGKPSDNRSALLSNVELLNGKGIKVLKKKELESAISPISSNDSGSRQKLGSEHSDITDTPVTTLDVKGIVRKCLSENKIWEEKHFVNKREMTNETAETSNQQESPSRHNEPVKPTKEEEIFEKPGVKRSFELVDTSPCQEFNYVKKSNAEYKRGCQISELPANKRTGLTTEIQSLMLCDDGCLHDTCKSMEEVKSFIGNQQTVEKSLTPSIAKNFMCDLDAGYEKDDKKEYMNSSFLGTDDEKPLGILSADYDLSFPEMSVTESHLEKRLLDLDRSVKDLSFEEPKPEGMLITSPESRDASQNGEETHTVQDCKLLHCGKDNDQNPMNETCLDTVPSPSEKMMEALNLFKKNAVVFRSYNSPINISNVSEPCSMASLDIMDLSPACSGSYPTAITPLQKGRPYRVYQTPHQGDAGTPYRTPKSVRRGAAPVEGERILGTPDYLAPELLLTKPHGSAVDWWALGVCLFEFLTGIPPFNDETPTQVFQNILKRDIPWPEGEEKLSDNAQNAIDILLTIDSTERAGLKELKHHPLFHGVDWDNLQNQTMPFIPQPDDETDTSYFEARNNAQHLTVSGFSL; encoded by the exons ATGGGGACGGTAGAGCCGGTGGCTGAGGCGCGGCTGGAGGAggggggtgctgctgctgccgccgccgccgcaacTGCCGGCCCGAGGCGCATCGAGGTTCCCCGGCCCCCCTCCATCGAGGAGTTCACCATCGTGAAGCCCATCAGCCGCGGCGCCTTCGGGAAGGTGTACCTGGGCCGCAAGGCGGGGAGGCTCTATGCCGTGAAG gtgaTGAAAAAAGCAGACATGATCAACAAAAACATGGTTCACCAGGTCCAGGCAGAGAGGGATGCATTGGCTCTCAGTAAAAGTCCTTTCATTGTGCACTTATACTACTCACTTCAGTCAGCTAATAACATCTATTTA GTGATGGAGTACCTTATTGGTGGAGATGTCAAATCTCTTCTCCATATTTATGGATATTTTGATGAAGAAATGGCTGTTAAGTatatttctgaagcagcattGGCTCTTGACTATCTTCACAGGCATGGGATAATCCACAG GGATCTGAAGCCAGACAACATGCTTATTTCTAATCAGGGCCATATAAAGTTGACAGACTTTGGGCTTTCCAGAGTTACTCTGAACAGAG AGATAAATATGATAGATATCCTTACTACACCATCGATGGCAAAGCCAAAACAAGACTACTCACGTACTCCAGGACAATTGTTGTCTCTCATCAGTTCTCTGGGTTTT TATACTCCTGTTGGAATGAAAATGTCAGGGCACAATTCAAGTCAATCATCTGACAGTCTGCATGGAGTGATTTCTCCCTTACCTATGGTCCAAAAGGAAAATACCCCTCTTTCAACtaaattcttcaaaacat atCTTGATACTTCTCAATTAACTCCTGTGATGCCAGTGAGAAGTTTAACTCCTACCCTGCTTCAGTCAAGAAAAAGGTTTGGTACTTCCAGTGCCAGTAGTCAGTCGCACACATACCTGTCCAGTATGGAATCGGaatgctgcagcagctccaggtggGAGAAAGATGTAGAG CAAAGTGAAGATGAACTATGTTCTACAACAGGCAAACCAAGTGACAATAGGTCAGCTCTCCTTTCAAATGTAGAATTACTGAATGGCAAAGGtattaaagttttaaagaaaaaagaactggagTCTGCCATTTCTCCCATCAGCAGCAATGATTCTGGCAGTAGGCAGAAGTTGGGAAGCGAACATTCTGATATAACAGATACTCCCGTGACCACACTGGATGTGAAAGGCATAgtcagaaaatgtctttctgaaaataagatttgggaagaaaaacactttgtaAATAAAAGAGAGATGACTAATGAAACAGCAGAAACTTCCAATCAACAAGAGTCACCTTCAAGGCATAATGAGCCTGTCAAGCCtaccaaagaggaagaaatttttgaaaAGCCAGGTGTAAAAAGAAGCTTTGAATTAGTTGACACTAGTCCTTGTCAGGAATTTaactatgttaaaaaaagcaatgcagaatATAAACGTGGCTGTCAGATCTCAGAACTTCCAGCAAACAAAAGGACAGGTTTGACAACAGAAATTCAATCCTTAATGCTTTGTGATGATGGATGCCTACATGACACCTGCAAAAGCATGGAAGAAGTGAAGAGTTTTATTGGTAACCAGCAAACAGTAGAAAAATCACTTACTCCAAGTATAGCCAAAAATTTTATGTGTGATCTGGATGCAGGCTATGAAAAGGATGATAAAAAGGAGTACATGAACTCAAGTTTTTTGGGCACTGATGATGAAAAACCTTTAGGAATCCTCAGTGCAGATTATGACTTATCATTTCCTGAAATGTCTGTTACAGAAAGCCATTTAGAAAAGCGGCTTTTAGATTTGGACAGAAGCGTTAAAGACCTCTCCTTTGAGGAACCAAAACCAGAAGGCATGCTAATAACATCACCAGAGTCCCGAGATGCCTCCCAAAATGGAGAGGAAACACATACTGTCCAGGACTGCAAGCTGTTACATTGTGGAAAGGATAATGACCAAAACCCCATGAACGAAACTTGCCTTGACACAGTACCTTCTCCTTCAGAAAAGATGATGGAAGCGCTGAATCTCttcaaaaaaaatgctgttgtttttCGAAGTTATAATAGTCCAATTAATATATCCAATGTATCTGAGCCATGTAGCATGGCTTCCTTAGATATAATGGATCTTTCACCTGCTTGTAGTGGTTCTTACCCAACAGCTATTACTCCGTTACAGAAAGGAAGACCATATAGGGTCTATCAG ACACCTCATCAGGGAGATGCTGGCACACCATATAGGACTCCAAAGAGTGTAAGAAGAGGAGCTGCCCCAGTAGAAGGGGAACGCATCCTAGGGACCCCAGACTACCTGGCACCTGAGCTGCTTTTGACAAAGCCTCATG GTTCTGCTGTAGACTGGTGGGCCCTTGGAGTCTGTCTGTTTGAGTTTCTAACTGGAATTCCACCTTTTAATGATGAAACACCAACACAagtcttccaaaatattttgaaaagag ATATTCCCTGGCCTGAGGGTGAAGAAAAGCTGTCTGATAATGCCCAAAATGCAATTGATATTCTTCTAACAATTGACAGTACTGAGAGAGCTGGACTAAAGG